GTCCAACAATTCCAATTTGAAGAGACATGAGATGTCAATAAGATGCTGATGAATATTGGCAGAAAAAGTACAAAACATAAAGCACAAAGTACAAAATATTTTTTGTGCTTTGTATTTTGTACTTGGAAAATTCAAGGATTATAAGCACCACCCCTAGAGGAGATCAGAAATGACTTCATTTGGAGTACGATATCGAAGTGATTTTCTTGGTCTGTCGTTGAGTTTTTCTTGTACTGCATAGATTTTTTCTTCTGATACTTTG
The nucleotide sequence above comes from Candidatus Peregrinibacteria bacterium. Encoded proteins:
- a CDS encoding IS30 family transposase yields the protein KVSEEKIYAVQEKLNDRPRKSLRYRTPNEVISDLL